Proteins found in one Lycium ferocissimum isolate CSIRO_LF1 unplaced genomic scaffold, AGI_CSIRO_Lferr_CH_V1 ctg1821, whole genome shotgun sequence genomic segment:
- the LOC132042830 gene encoding protein ALTERED PHOSPHATE STARVATION RESPONSE 1-like has translation MGCTTSKIDDLPAVTLCRDRCTFLDEAIHYRYALAEAHLAYLHSLKNIGLSLHNFFQQNTHLSNSNSTPHSPKNDPPRHPVNVAIDENNVSHSSSSSHLHFHSDSDDDDHVSRSELLHHHHQYGPFVYGDQEMLGLDGFMHMNFMRNQTMPSVTYEQLPMSTDTVHMSEPVHSTSYYPYANNPNLNPNPNSYDNYSGYPNYGGAVVGPTLVASSSKQPPPPPSPPRSSPWEFLNVFESYPVLYTPSSRSKDSREVREEEGIPDLENDEDFEHHDVVVKGVREDEKRFVDEVVKAVEVNENEKGVDSESIQHRSRPSSLNEDEDDPVEYEVHMVDKKVVNEEESRGNVASFKSDSDVVKEIQVQFERASESGNEVAKMLEVGKLPHNRKHATYQVSSKMLHSIAPSSSVLALPSTSKNAAIEVADYAILDVEGDISSRPRNISSTLQKLYLWEKKLFEEVKAEEKIRVLHERKSRKLKQLDERGADSHKVDMTRKLVLSLSSKIRIAIQVVDKISEKINKLRDEELWPQLNELIQGLSRMWKSMLDCHRHQCVAIEAAKRLDDIASHKHFSDANLEATLQLEHELLNWTLSFSCWVSAQKGYVRALNNWLMKFLLYVPEETDDGIAPFSPGRIGAPPIFVICNHWSQAFERVSEKEVVDCMRDFATNVLQLWERDKLELRQKMMVNKDMERQVKNLEREDQKIQKGIHALDKRIVLVSGEENSLSLNRHVYQSETSKNSSFQVGLQRIFEAIERFTANSLKVYEELLQRIEEDRFAREPEAVS, from the exons atggGTTGCACCACGTCCAAGATTGATGATCTACCGGCGGTGACTCTTTGCCGTGACCGTTGCACCTTTCTTGATGAAGCTATTCATTACCGTTACGCTTTAGCTGAAGCCCATTTAGCTTATCTTCACTCACTCAAAAACATTGGCCTCTCTTTACataattttttccaacaaaatactCATCTTTCTAACTCTAATTCTACCCCTCATTCACCTAAAAATGACCCCCCTAGACATCCTGTTAATGTTGCCATTGATGAGAATAATGTTTCTCACTCTAGTTCTAGTTCAcatcttcattttcattctGATTCTGATGATGATGACCACGTGTCCCGTTCTGA acttcttcatcatcatcatcagtatGGTCCGTTTGTTTATGGGGATCAAGAAATGCTTGGTTTAGATGGTTTTATGCATATGAATTTTATGAGGAACCAAACAATGCCTTCAGTTACTTATGAACAACTACCAATGAGTACTGATACTGTTCATATGAGTGAACCTGTACACTCTACTTCTTATTATCCTTATGCCAATAACCCGAACCTGAATCCAAACCCGAACTCTTATGACAACTACTCGGGTTATCCGAATTATGGTGGGGCTGTGGTGGGGCCCACATTGGTGGCTTCGAGTTCGAAACAACCACCGCCACCACCGTCACCGCCGAGGAGTTCACCGTGGGAATTCTTGAACGTTTTTGAGAGTTATCCTGTGTTATATACGCCAAGTAGTAGAAGTAAAGACTCAAGAGAGGTGAGAGAAGAGGAAGGTATACCTGATTTGGAAAATGATGAGGATTTTGAACATCATGATGTTGTTGTTAAGGGAGTTCGTGAGGATGAAAAAAGGTTTGTGGATGAGGTTGTTAAGGCAGTTGAGGTGAATGAGAATGAGAAGGGTGTTGATTCAGAGTCGATACAACACCGGTCGAGGCCGAGTTCATTGAACGAGGATGAGGATGATCCGGTTGAGTATGAAGTGCACATGGTGGATAAGAAAGTGGTTAATGAGGAGGAGAGCCGGGGAAATGTAGCTAGTTTTAAGAGCGATTCGGATGTTGTGAAGGAGATTCAGGTTCAATTTGAGAGAGCTTCGGAGTCGGGGAATGAGGTTGCTAAGATGCTCGAGGTTGGAAAACTTCCTCACAACCGTAAGCACGCCACATATCAAG TTTCTTCCAAGATGTTGCACTCCATTGCCCCTTCCTCGTCTGTACTCGCCCTACCTTCTACATCAAAGAATGCTGCGATTGAGGTTGCTGATTATGCCATTTTAGATGTAGAAGGAGATATTAGTTCAAGGCCTAGAAACATTTCTTCTACATTACAGAAGCTGTACCTCTGGGAGAAGAAACTGTTTGAGGAGGTTAAG GCGGAGGAGAAGATAAGGGTGCTTCATGAAAGGAAAAGTCGAAAGCTGAAGCAATTAGATGAAAGGGGTGCCGACTCTCACAAGGTTGACATGACCAGAAAATTGGTTTTAAGTCTCTCCTCAAAGATTAGAATTGCAATTCAGGTAGTTGATAAGATTTCTGAGAAGATAAACAAGTTGAGGGATGAAGAGTTGTGGCCACAACTGAATGAACTCATTCAGGG GTTAAGTAGAATGTGGAAATCGATGCTGGATTGCCATCGCCACCAATGCGTAGCCATTGAAGCTGCAAAACGATTAGATGACATTGCATCGCACAAACACTTCAGTGATGCTAATCTTGAAGCCACTCTGCAACTTGAGCATGAGCTTTTGAACTGGACTTTGAGTTTCTCTTGTTGGGTGAGCGCACAAAAAGGCTATGTAAGAGCATTGAACAATTGGCTTATGAAATTTCTTCTATACGTGCCTGAAGAAACAGACGATGGAATAGCTCCCTTTTCTCCTGGTAGGATTGGCGCTCCCCCTATTTTTGTCATTTGTAATCATTGGTCACAAGCATTTGAAAGGGTTTCTGAGAAAGAGGTGGTTGATTGTATGCGAGATTTTGCTACAAATGTGCTTCAGCTCTGGGAGCGAGATAAGCTGGAATTGCGCCAAAAGATGATGGTGAATAAGGATATGGAGCGACAAGTGAAGAACCTTGAGAGGGAAGACCAGAAGATACAAAAGGGGATTCATGCACTAGACAAAAGAATAGTTCTGGTCTCTGGTGAGGAAAATAGTCTCTCATTAAATAGGCATGTTTACCAGAGCGAGACTAGCAAAAATAGTAGTTTTCAGGTTGGTCTACAACGTATATTTGAGGCCATAGAAAGGTTCACTGCTAACTCCTTGAAGGTATACGAGGAGCTTTTGCAACGTATTGAGGAGGATAGATTTGCTCGAGAGCCTGAGGCAGTGTCATAG